A window from Bradysia coprophila strain Holo2 chromosome X unlocalized genomic scaffold, BU_Bcop_v1 contig_20, whole genome shotgun sequence encodes these proteins:
- the LOC119068581 gene encoding uncharacterized protein LOC119068581 — protein sequence MSLSKLFIEKVTKKNLRCSDLYHPGESCLKFNFYLLKNTWIHCAKFYAPIALLPLVKKLNSVQWTEAKKSLSFYINLIVGTIIPSALTVSLVCVLSNYFGRIYLSTLIYIPNLIMTTLYVPWMDQRVANTFGNILLVVHLEALIREGRTSFLRLLRDSKWIQTILFMGASSIVVDTMSSMPTNIFWFINPRPKEVCTENDFVERLVTDKVLPTKSSNCDHNSSCNQHIWRSTKQISMTMIGFETLRVILTNIKTISVNPFGTGKLLKSKINFPLMVMVSGYTTVYHISKCIQNRLSRAKSMPTSRYTNLMSGFLCGSVFWLNADLSLLCHGLSAAIQLTFQNYFMDWLATKNKSIANSAANFPWSKVFFLVTIGYALHLSILYPSLCSKFMHKIADAVVSCRFREVRKHTFRAIFSNVTK from the exons ATGTCTctaagtaaattgtttatcgAAAAAGTGACCAAGAAAAATTTACGATGCTCTGATCTATATCATCCCGGTGAAAgttgtttaaaattcaatttttatctccTAAAAAATACATGGATTCATTGTGCAAAGTTCTATGCTCCAATTGCATTG CTCCCGCTGGTGAAGAAACTAAACAGTGTGCAGTGGACAGAAGCGAAAAAATCTTTGAGCTTTTACATTAACTTGATTGTGGGAACAATAATACCTTCCGCACTAACCGTCTCATTGGTCTGTGTTCTTAG CAACTACTTCGGGAGAATATATCTGTCGACGTTAATTTACATTCCCAACTTAATTATGACAACGTTGTATGTGCCATGGATGGATCAAAGAGTGGCAAATACATTCGGGAACATTTTGTTAGTGGTG CATTTGGAAGCGCTAATAAGAGAAGGTCGCACTTCGTTCTTGCGGTTACTAAGAGATTCAAAGTGGATACAAACTATTTTGTTTATGGGTGCCAGTTCAATAGTTGTGGACACCATGAGTTCAATGCCAACAAACATATTTTG GTTTATAAATCCGCGTCCGAAAGAAGTATGTACGGAAAATGATTTCGTCGAACGTCTGGTAACGGATAAAGTATTACCAACAAAATCAAGTAATTGCGATCATAACTCCAGCTGCAATCAACACATTTGGCGA AGCacgaaacaaatttcaatgacAATGATCGGATTCGAAACACTCCGTGTAATTTTGACCAACATTAAAACCATTTCCGTTAACCCTTTTGGAACaggaaaacttttgaaaagtaaaataaattttccgttaATGGTCATGGTCAGTGGATATACTACAGTTTACCAC ATTTCCAAATGCATTCAGAATCGTCTAAGCAGAGCAAAATCGATGCCAACATCACGTTACACAAATTTAATGTCAGGATTTTTGTGTGGTTCCGTTTTTTGGTTAAACGCCGATTTGTCGCTGTTATGTCATGGTTTGTCAGCCGCAATAcagttaacatttcaaaattattttatggaCTGGCTTGCAACGAAAAACAAATCTATCGCAAATTCTGCAGCAAATTTTCCTTGGTCGAAAGTTTTCTTCTTGGTTACTATAGGTTACGCGCTCCATTTGAGCATATTGTATCCATCATTGTGCTCGAAATTTATGCATAAAATTGCAGATGCAGTAGTGTCTTGCAG GTTCAGAGAAGTAAGGAAACATACCTTCAGAGCCATTTTTAGTAACGTCACGAAGtaa